A single window of Periophthalmus magnuspinnatus isolate fPerMag1 chromosome 22, fPerMag1.2.pri, whole genome shotgun sequence DNA harbors:
- the colec11 gene encoding collectin-11 isoform X2 has translation MFHTDYSSDRTQLSHRLKDLECIMAPHVLLLPALVLSALTLVHMSYAQQPEESCTIQILVPGLKGEPGDKGQKGAPGRPGRVGPPGEMGPPGIKGHKGVLGRHGKVGPSGMKGNKGEMGDPGPKGPNGEPGLPCECAPIRKMIGEMELLVVQLSSELKFIKNAVAGIKETETKVYLLVKEEKRYWDAQLYCQARGGHLAMPKDTVSNSVLATYLREQGVGRVYIGLNDVEREGVFIYVDSSPMSTFSAWRRGEPNNAYDDEDCTDLLSSGEWTDVSCTPTMYFVCEFTKDSI, from the exons ATGTTTCACACGGACTACAGTTCTGACCGGACACAGCTCAGCCACAG ACTGAAGGACCTAGAGTGCATTATGGCTCCTCATGTGCTCCTGCTGCCCGCTTTGGTCCTGTCTGCTCTGACTTTAGTGCACATGTCTTACGCTCAGCAGCCGGAGGAGTCCTGCACCATTCAGATTCTGGTCCCAGGGCTCAAAG GAGAGCCAGGGGACAAGGGCCAGAAAGGGGCTCCGGGACGACCTGGAAGAGTGGGGCCTCCAGGAGAGATGG GCCCACCTGGGATTAAAGGGCACAAAGGAGTTTTGGGACGCCATGGAAAAGTGGGGCCCAGTGGAATGAAAG GCAATAAAGGAGAAATGGGAGACCCTGGTCCAAAAGGTCCAAATGGAGAGCCAG GGCTGCCCTGTGAGTGCGCTCCAATAAGAAAGATGATCGGAGAGATGGAGCTCCTTGTGGTCCAGTTATCCTCAGAACtgaaattcattaaaaatg CTGTCGCTGGcataaaagagacagagactaAGGTGTATTTGCTGGTGAAGGAGGAGAAACGCTACTGGGACGCTCAGCTCTACTGCCAGGCGAGGGGAGGGCACCTGGCCATGCCAAAAGACACTGTCTCCAACTCTGTCCTGGCCACGTACCTCCGGGAGCAGGGGGTGGGCAGGGTCTACATTGGCCTGAACGATGTGGAGCGAGAGGGTGTCTTCATCTACGTGGACTCCTCTCCCATGAGCACCTTCAGCGCCTGGAGACGAGGGGAGCCCAACAACGCCTATGATGATGAGGACTGTACAGACCTGCTGTCGTCCGGGGAGTGGACCGATGTGTCCTGTACCCCTACTATGTACTTTGTCTGCGAGTTCACCAAGGACAGCATCTGA
- the LOC117390941 gene encoding doublecortin domain-containing protein 2 — MKTGPLPDTKTIIVYRNGDGYFVGRKIVVYPRVSTLDILLDYLSSVQAGTGLGQVAQFGAVRRLYTVQGLRVRRLNQVEAGGRYVAAGNESFKHLHYSEITARKPQTKVNVQIHPVDHSSIQVSSRWSKTKDGTCTIHVFTNGEVLVPPVRIRVPKYTLKSWDNVLAMVTEKVCLRSGAVHSLCTMDGRPLSSPAQLRNQQHYVAVGTGRFKALPYDQRLHNRPLNSKYGSHGGRQSKAQNLLAHVRLSEEYEKTTSGQMGAAERQMSCTFSMLEGSVFAAQRRRSELAGATEVQEDGWLSMGLPTDQTEVKTMGDGSSLCVRGSVCLHVPLNMTYDWADCRGPLEQNLSYCSLCREERILNHCYIWVFILTAALW; from the exons ATGAAGACAGGCCCACTCCCCGATACAAAAACCATCATTGTGTACAGGAATGGAGATGGGTACTTTGTTGGGAGGAAGATAGTGGTATACCCACGGGTGTCCACTTTGGATATTCTGCTGGATTACCTGTCATCAGTGCAGGCAGGCACAGGTTTAGGACAGGTGGCGCAGTTCGGAGCTGTGCGGAGGCTCTACACGGTGCAGGGCCTCAGGGTTCGGCGGCTGAACCAGGTGGAAGCGGGCGGGCGGTACGTGGCAGCAGGCAATGAAAGCTTCAAACATCTGCA TTACTCGGAAATAACAGCCAGGAAACCACAAACTAAAGTGAACGTGCAG ATCCACCCCGTAGACCATAGCAGTATCCAGGTGTCCTCTCGCTGGAGCAAAACTAAAGATGGCACCTGCACAATACA TGTCTTTACAAACGGGGAGGTCTTAGTTCCTCCAGTGAGAATTCGTGTACCAAAGTACACCCTGAAAAGCTGGGACAATGTGCTGGCCATGGTGACAGAAAAGGTGTGTCTTCGATCTGGGGCAGTACACAG TCTTTGCACAATGGATGGTCGGCCTCTGTCCAGCCCAGCTCAGCTCAGGAACCAGCAGCATTATGTTGCCGTGGGAACAGGAAGGTTTAAAGCTCTCCCATACGACCAGCGTCTCCACAACAGGCCCCTCAACAGTAAATATGGCTCACATGG TGGACGGCAGAGTAAAGCACAAAACCTG ttgGCCCATGTGCGCCTGTCAGAGGAATATGAGAAGACCACTAGTGGCCAGATGGGAGCAGCAGAGAGGCAGATGTCATGTACCTTCTCAATGCTTG AGGGCAGTGTGTTTGCGGCacagagaaggaggagtgagCTGGCAGGGGCCACAGAGGTGCAGGAGGATGGCTGGCTCAGCATGGGGCTGCCCACAGACCAG ACCGAGGTCAAGACTATGGGAGATGGCAGCTCCCTCTGTGTGCGGGGCTCTGTGTGCCTCCATGTCCCCTTAAACAT GACCTATG ACTGGGCAGACTGCAGAGGGCCATTAGAACAGAATCTGAGCTACTGCAGCCTCTGCAGAGAGGAAAGGATCCTCAACCACTGTTACATCTGGGTGTTCATTCTCACTGCTGCCCTCTGGTGA
- the impg1b gene encoding interphotoreceptor matrix proteoglycan 1 has protein sequence MILKIGISILLFLSTLQASQHIDRGLAGLRDVRYRHFLVASRSVSYSSSSRTKRSAIFSTGVKVCPQETAKAVISSHRAYYKLRVCQEAIWEAFRVFFDRVPSSEEYMSWVYTCQHENLCMDDLARNFSSSPEHLDMVARRVVELADSEGALTETPEPGRDCPWTPQDSIIPTAPAVILEEANLIPEKQQQWIVEFSVTVEDPIYSEILRDPTTPEYADVIRELRDKMYHVFAKIPGFKEIQVLGFRAEDVTVRYAVLFNGDTELGDQPEGYHGTDVETQRDMNPPKLQNIIVMALKQDHSLPLDLNTLNFDAVYEVEDHMNKMAHTAAPPIEETSTVAMAASEHSEDSIVSTETQTVMLFIPEGLTDVIWVEPEKTPTRPAEDAVTQVKEEDGFFVESPATEPEVVVHLLSDDTPTQTTEIQATVPTALELTVQHDEDRDTAMETSAPAAEEASEGSSEESVHPIEETTLTESTPTEGDSVSSETTPTEGESVSSQSTPTEGDSVSSESTITEGDGVSSESTPTEGNNLSFESTITEGDSVSSETTPTEGDSVSSESTIIEGDSVSPESTSTELDNGLFSESNLIERDSVSSESTITEGDGVSSESTPTEGENLSSESTITEGDSVSSESTPTDGDSVSSESTPTEGDSVSSESTTIEGDSVSPESTPTELDNGLFSESNLIERDSVSSESTPTEGDSVSSEITPTEGDSVSSESTMIEGDSVSPESTPTELDNGLFSESNLIERDSVSSESTPTEGDNVSSESTITEGDGVSSESTPTELDNGLFSESNLIEGDSVSSENIPTEGDSVSSESMPTEGDSVSSESTLTVGESGSGLSSDADRGLYEWTSAPAMRQASTPLMAAVERSKDLVVFFRLRVSNMMFTDNLFNKESAEYKSLENTFLELTQRPGLRKQQNPGASRKSGSHSLRTLASIPLLPYLETNLTGFKALEILSFQNGSVIVNSKMKLNKAVPYNVTEAVHCVLEDFCNSASSQLDIQVDSRSLEVEPADAPDLCQSITCSEFSRCMINGWSGEAECVCDPGYSAVEGQPCQSLCTLEPDFCLNGGLCQNIPGHGATCRCPVGKYWHYHGERCDELITLPLDTSLILTGLVGSLCLVGAVIGILIFINKKCIRPLKTVTTVHTVAPYAFDHTLRVNPVFQNDDELITQMSTLPYPSSSVSSQSQTPEQEHFASIENIHLSIEIPRQLYTTRSEKLVSDMVDFHHCIPHSQTWRPQNPGRTCCVLRASENDCLDITVV, from the exons ATGATTCTGAAGATTGGAATATCCATACTCCTATTTCTGTCCACTCTCCAAGCCAGCCAACATATAG ACAGGGGTCTCGCTGGACTCAGAGATGTGAGATACAGACATTTCCTGGTGGCATCTCGCTCTGTCtcctacagcagcagcagcaggactaAGCGCTCTGCTATTTTCAGCACAGGGGTCAAAGTGTGTCCGCAGGAAACAGCCAAGGCGGTCATCAGCAGCCACCGTGCTTATTACAAACTCAGAG TCTGCCAAGAAGCTATTTGGGAAGCATTTCGAGTCTTCTTTGATCGTGTTCCCAGCTCAGAGGAGTACATGTCCTGGGTTTACACGTGTCAACATGAAAACCTTTGCATGGATGACCTGGCCCGAAACTTCAGCTCTTCTCCTGAACATTTGGACATGGTAGCAAGA AGAGTGGTTGAGCTGGCAGACAGTGAAGG agctttgacTGAAACACCCGAGCCAGGCAGAGACT GCCCCTGGACTCCTCAAGACAGCATCATTCCCACAGCACCTGCTGTG atATTAGAGGAGGCCAACCTGATCCCTgagaagcagcagcagtggaTAGTGGAATTCAGTGTGACTGTGGAGGACCCCATCTACAGCGAGATCCTCCGAGACCCTACTACTCCTGAGTATGCTGATGTGATCCGGGAGCTTAGGGACAAG atgtatcatgtttttgcaaaAATTCCTGGATTCAAAGAAATCCAAGTCCTGGGATTTCG GGCAGAGGACGTCACTGTGCGTTATGCAGTCCTATTTAACGGTGATACTGAACTCGGTGACCAGCCAGAGGGGTACCATGGCACTGATgtagagacacagagggacatgaACCCACCCAAACTGCAGAACATCATCGTCATGGCTCTGAAACAAGACCATTCACTGCCACTGGACCTTAATACTCTCAACTTTGATGCTG TGTACGAAGTGGAAGACCACATGAACAAAATGGCACATACTGCAGCGCCCCCTATAGAAGAAACTTCAACCGTTGCTATGGCTGCATCTGAACACTCAGAAGATTCCATTGTAtcaacagaaacacaaacagTTATGCTCTTCATCCCTGAAGGTCTGACAGATGTCATTTGGGTTGAACCAGAGAAAACTCCCACACGTCCTGCAGAGGATGCTGTGACACAGGTGAAAGAAGAGGATGGGTTCTTTGTAGAGTCCCCAGCGACAG AACCTGAAGTGGTTGTACATTTGTTGAGTGATGATACACCAACACAGACCACAGAGATACAGGCTACAGTCCCCACTGCTCTGGAGCTCACTGTACAACACGACGAGGACAGAGACACTGCCATGGAGACTtcagctccagcagcagaagaagCTTCAGAAGGGAGCAGTGAGGAGAGTGTTCACCCAATTGAGGAGACTACGCTGACTGAGAGCACCCCCACCGAGGGGGACAGTGTGTCCTCTGAGACCACCCCCACCGAGGGGGAGAGTGTCTCCTCTCAGAGCACCCCCACCGAGGGGGACAGTGTGTCCTCTGAGAGTACCATCACAGAAGGGGACGGTGTGTCCTCTGAGAGCACCCCCACCGAGGGAAACAATTTGTCCTTTGAGAGTACCATCACAGAAGGGGACAGTGTGTCCTCTGAGACCACCCCCACAGAGGGGGACAGTGTCTCCTCTGAGAGTACCATCATAGAAGGGGACAGTGTGTCCCCTGAGAGCACCTCCACTGAGTTGGACAATGGACTCTTCTCTGAGAGCAACCTCATAGAGAGGGACAGTGTCTCCTCTGAGAGTACCATCACAGAAGGGGACGGTGTGTCCTCTGAGAGCACCCCCACCGAGGGAGAAAATTTGTCCTCTGAGAGTACCATCACAGAAGGGGACAGTGTGTCTTCTGAGAGCACCCCCACCGATGGGGACAGTGTGTCTTCTGAGAGCACCCCCACCGAGGGGGACAGTGTCTCCTCTGAGAGTACCACCATAGAAGGGGATAGTGTGTCCCCAGAGAGCACCCCCACTGAGTTGGACAATGGACTCTTCTCTGAGAGCAACCTCATAGAGAGGGACAGTGTGTCCTCTGAGAGCACCCCCACCGAAGGGGACAGTGTGTCCTCTGAGATCACCCCCACTGAGGGGGACAGTGTATCCTCTGAGAGTACCATGATAGAAGGGGATAGTGTGTCCCCAGAGAGCACCCCCACTGAGTTGGACAATGGACTCTTCTCTGAGAGCAACCTCATAGAGAGGGACAGTGTGTCCTCTGAGAGCACCCCCACCGAAGGGGACAATGTGTCCTCTGAGAGCACCATCACAGAAGGGGATGGTGTGTCCTCTGAGAGCACCCCCACCGAGTTGGACAATGGACTCTTTTCTGAGAGCAACCTCATAGAGGGGGACAGTGTGTCCTCTGAGAACATCCCCACCGAGGGGGACAGTGTGTCCTCTGAGAGTATGCCCACAGAAGGGGACAGTGTGTCTTCTGAGAGCACCCTCACTGTGGGGGAAAGTGGGAGTGGACTGTCCTCTGATGCTGACAGAGGCTTGTATGAGTGGACATCAGCCCCTGCTATGAGACAGGCCAGCACTCCTCTGATGGCAGCTGTAGAAAGGAGCAAAGACCTGGTGGTGTTTTTTCGCCTGAGGGTCTCCAACATGATGTTTACAGACAACCTCTTCAACAAAGAATCTGCTGAGTACAAATCCCTGGAGAACACCTTTCTGGAGCTG ACACAGCGGCCTGGGCTCAGAAAGCAGCAGAACCCTGGAGCTTCCCGTAAATCAGGGTCACACAGTCTGAGAACCTTAGCCTCCATCCCG CTTCTTCCATATCTGGAAACCAACCTGACGGGCTTCAAAGCCCTGGAGATCCTGAGCTTCCAGAATGGCAGCGTAATAGTAAACAGTAAGATGAAGCTGAACAAAGCTGTGCCATACAACGTAACTGAGGCAGTGCACTGTGTCCTGGAGGACTTCTGTAACTCCGCCTCCAGCCAGCTCGACATCCAGGTGGACAGCCGGTCTCTGGAGGTAGAACCAG CTGACGCGCCAGATCTCTGTCAGTCCATCACATGCTCCGAGTTCTCTCGGTGTATGATAAATGGCTGGAGTGGAGAGGCCGAGTGTGTCTGTGATCCAGGATATAGTGCAGTGGAGGGCCAGCCCTGTCAGAGCCTATGCACTCTGGAGCCAGACTTCTGCCTCAACGGAGGCCTGTGTCAAAACATACCAGGCCACGGTGCCACCTGCAG ATGCCCCGTTGGTAAATACTGGCACTACCATGGAGAGCGCTGTGATGAGCTGATCACTCTGCCCCTGGACACTTCGCTCATTCTCACTGGCCTCGTGGGCAGTCTCTGCCTTGTTGGTGCTGTTATCGGCATTCTAATATTTATTAACAAGAAATGCATCAGGCCCCTAAAAACTGTGACCACGGT GCACACTGTTGCTCCTTATGCCTTTGACCACACGTTGCGGGTGAACCCTGtatttcagaatgatgatgaATTGATAACTCAGATGTCCACATTGCCTTATCCTTCAAGCTCTGTGTCTTCACAGTCACAAACACCTGAACAAGAGCATTTTGCTTCAATTGAAAATATCCATCTAAGTATTGAG ATCCCCAGACAGCTCTACACAACAAGATCAGAAAAGTTAGTATCAGATATGGTGGACTTCCACCATTGCATACCACACAGTCAG ACGTGGCGGCCACAAAACCCAGGGAGAACCTGCTGTGTTCTGAGAGCTTCAGAAAATGACTGCTTGGATATAACTGTGGTGTGA
- the colec11 gene encoding collectin-11 isoform X1, translating to MFHTDYSSDRTQLSHRLKDLECIMAPHVLLLPALVLSALTLVHMSYAQQPEESCTIQILVPGLKGEPGDKGQKGAPGRPGRVGPPGEMGPPGIKGHKGVLGRHGKVGPSGMKGNKGEMGDPGPKGPNGEPGLPCECAPIRKMIGEMELLVVQLSSELKFIKNALPSPAAVAGIKETETKVYLLVKEEKRYWDAQLYCQARGGHLAMPKDTVSNSVLATYLREQGVGRVYIGLNDVEREGVFIYVDSSPMSTFSAWRRGEPNNAYDDEDCTDLLSSGEWTDVSCTPTMYFVCEFTKDSI from the exons ATGTTTCACACGGACTACAGTTCTGACCGGACACAGCTCAGCCACAG ACTGAAGGACCTAGAGTGCATTATGGCTCCTCATGTGCTCCTGCTGCCCGCTTTGGTCCTGTCTGCTCTGACTTTAGTGCACATGTCTTACGCTCAGCAGCCGGAGGAGTCCTGCACCATTCAGATTCTGGTCCCAGGGCTCAAAG GAGAGCCAGGGGACAAGGGCCAGAAAGGGGCTCCGGGACGACCTGGAAGAGTGGGGCCTCCAGGAGAGATGG GCCCACCTGGGATTAAAGGGCACAAAGGAGTTTTGGGACGCCATGGAAAAGTGGGGCCCAGTGGAATGAAAG GCAATAAAGGAGAAATGGGAGACCCTGGTCCAAAAGGTCCAAATGGAGAGCCAG GGCTGCCCTGTGAGTGCGCTCCAATAAGAAAGATGATCGGAGAGATGGAGCTCCTTGTGGTCCAGTTATCCTCAGAACtgaaattcattaaaaatg CCCTGCCCTCCCCTGCAGCTGTCGCTGGcataaaagagacagagactaAGGTGTATTTGCTGGTGAAGGAGGAGAAACGCTACTGGGACGCTCAGCTCTACTGCCAGGCGAGGGGAGGGCACCTGGCCATGCCAAAAGACACTGTCTCCAACTCTGTCCTGGCCACGTACCTCCGGGAGCAGGGGGTGGGCAGGGTCTACATTGGCCTGAACGATGTGGAGCGAGAGGGTGTCTTCATCTACGTGGACTCCTCTCCCATGAGCACCTTCAGCGCCTGGAGACGAGGGGAGCCCAACAACGCCTATGATGATGAGGACTGTACAGACCTGCTGTCGTCCGGGGAGTGGACCGATGTGTCCTGTACCCCTACTATGTACTTTGTCTGCGAGTTCACCAAGGACAGCATCTGA
- the LOC117390734 gene encoding unconventional myosin-VI-like, whose translation MEDGKPVWAPHPTHGFQLGMIVDIGADALTIEPLHQRGKTFLAPMNQVYPAEEDVNKHVDDNCSLMYLNEATLLHNVKVRYNKDHIYTYVANILIAVNPYFDIPNLYGPEAIKSYKGKSLGTLPPHVYAIADKAYRDMKVLKMSQSIIVSGESGAGKTENTKFVLRYLTTTYGTGQDIDERIVEANPLLEAFGNAKTVRNNNSSRFGKFVEIHFNEKNAVVGGFVSHYLLEKSRICVQSSDERNYHIFYRLCAGATEDLKKKLRLDSPDHFRYLNRGCSSFFATKDSDKQIPQQRKSLEHVKSGALKDPLLDDLGDFSRMCDAMKKIGLNDTEKLDLFRVVAGVLHLGNIDFEETGSSSGGCVLKNQSSDSLQFCADLLGLDQDDLRVSLTTRVMLTTAGGAKGTVIKVPLKVEQANHARDALAKAVYSRLFDHVVRRVNQCFPFETSNHFIGVLDIAGFEYFEHNSFEQFCINYCNEKLQQFFNERILKEEQELYQREGLGVSEVHYVDNQDCIDLVEAKLVGILDILDEENRLPQASDQHFTVAVHSKHKDHFRLTVPRKSKLAIHRNLRDDEGFMIRHFAGAVCYETTRFVEKNNDALHMSLECLVCESKDTFVRELFENYNSAKDVKQKSGKLSFISVGNKFKTQLNLLLEKLRSTGSSFIRCVKPNLKMVSHQFEGALILSQLQCSGMVSVLDLMQGGFPSRAPFHELYTMYKQYLPEKLQRLNPRLFCKALFKALGLNDADFKFGLTRVFFRPGKFAEFDQIMKSDPEHLAELVKKVNKWLVCSRWKKVQWCSLSVIKLRNKMSYRAMACIKIQKTVRMWLCRRKHKPRVDGLVKVRNLKKHMEHLTKVVDGLKEGKQEVSKQVHELATAIDQLMTKIKTTVMSWKEIDSEYQALVRRSEQLLGSMQKKKQEQEESERLKHIEEEMEKERKRREQEEQRRLQEEEERRLKAEMELKRKQEEEDRKKREKEDQVMQAELEMQLALEREEQVQQAAILEQERRDRELAMRIAQSEAELITEEGQLDPSLRRGAQVQATKVTAGVKKYDLSKWKYAELRDVINTSCDIELLAACREEFHRRLKVYHAWKAKNKKRTDDDSNQRAPKSVTDYAEQNPAPPAAQHQEVAMNRQQRYFRIPFIRPADQYKDPQNKKKGWWYAHFDGPWIARQVELHPDKRPIVLVAGKDDMEMCELSLEETGLTRKRGAEILPRQFEEIWERCDGIQYLKKAIENKQARPTYATAMLQSMLK comes from the exons ATGGAGGACGGGAAGCCAGTGTGGGCACCACACCCCACCCATGGGTTCCAGCTAGGCATGATCGTAGACATCGGAGCAGATGCACTGACCATCGAGCCGCTACACCAGAGGGGCAAG ACATTTCTTGCTCCTATGAATCAAGTATATCCCGCTGAAGAAGACGTTAACAAGCACGTGGATGACAACT GTTCCCTCATGTACTTGAATGAAGCCACCCTCCTCCACAACGTCAAAGTCCGCTATAACAAAGACCACATCTAT acTTACGTGGCAAATATTTTGATAGCTGTCAACCCTTACTTTGACATCCCCAATCTCTACGGTCCAGAAGCAATCAAGTCCTACAAAGGGAAGTCTCTGGGAACACTTCCTCCTCATGTGTATGCGATAG CTGACAAAGCGTACAGAGACATGAAGGTTCTAAAGATGAGCCAGTCCATTATTGTGTCTGGAGAATCTGGAGCAGGGAAGACAGAAAACACCAAGTTTGTCCTCAG ATATCTGACTACAACTTATGGAACTGGTCAAGACATTGATGAGAGAATCGTTGAAG CTAATCCCCTTCTGGAGGCCTTTGGGAATGCCAAGACTGTGCGGAATAACAACAGCAGTCGATTTGGAAAGTTTGTAGAGATACACTTTAATGAGAAG AATGCAGTTGTAGGAGGGTTTGTTTCCCATTACTTGTTGGAGAAGTCCAGAATCTGCGTTCAGAGCAGTGATGAGAGGAATTATCACATCTTCTACAGACTGTGCGCTGGAGCCACTGAGGACCTCAAGAAGAAACTCCGCCTGGACTCACCAGACCACTTCAGG TACTTGAATCGAGGATGCTCCAGCTTCTTTGCCACTAAGGATTCAGATAAACAAATCCCACAGCAACGGAAAAGTCTTGAG CATGTGAAGAGTGGAGCCTTGAAGGACCCACTCCTCGATGATCTGGGGGACTTCAGCAGGATGTGTGATGCTATGAAGAAGATCGGCCTGAATGACACAGAGAAGCTGGACCTCTTCAGAGTGGTCGCTGGAGTTTTGCATTTGGGAAATATTGACTTTGAAGAAACCGGAAGCAGCTCCG GTGGCTGTGTGCTTAAGAACCAGTCAAGTGATTCTCTGCAGTTCTGTGCTGACCTGctgggtctggaccaggacgaTCTGAGGGTCAGTCTCACCACCAGAGTCATGCTCacgacagcagggggcgccaaAGGAACTGTGATAAA GGTCCCTCTAAAGGTGGAACAGGCCAACCACGCCCGGGACGCCCTGGCCAAAGCTGTGTACAGCCGGCTCTTTGACCACGTGGTGAGGAGAGTCAACCAGTGTTTCCCCTTTGAAACCTCCAACCATTTCATTGGAGTTCTGGACATTGCGGGTTTTG AGTATTTTGAGCACAATAGCTTTGAACAATTCTGCATCAATTATTGTAACGAGAAGCTCCAGCAGTTTTTCAACGAGCGGATTCTTAAAGAG GAGCAAGAGTTGTATCAAAGGGAGGGACTGGGGGTGAGTGAGGTACATTACGTCGATAACCAGGATTGTATAG ACCTTGTGGAGGCCAAGCTGGTGGGAATCCTGGACATTTTGGATGAAGAGAACCGTCTCCCTCAGGCCAGCGATCAGCACTTTACTGTGGCCGTTCACAGCAAGCACAAGGACCACTTCAGACTTACG gtTCCGAGGAAGTCAAAGTTGGCCATTCACCGGAATCTTCGAGATGATGAAGGCTTTATGATCAGACATTTTGCCGGAGCTGTTTGTTATGAAACG ACACGTTTTGTGGAGAAGAACAACGATGCCTTGCACATGTCCTTGGAGTGCCTGGTGTGTGAATCCAAAGACACTTTTGTCAGAGAGCTCTTTGAGAACTATAACAGCGCCAAAGACGTCAAGCAAAAGTCTGGCAAACTCAGCTTCATCAGCGTTGGCAACAAATTCAAG ACTCAGCTAAACCTACTGCTGGAAAAGCTCCGTAGTACA GGTTCCAGTTTTATTCGCTGTGTGAAGCCCAATCTAAAGATGGTGAGCCACCAGTTTGAGGGGGCCCTGATCTTGTCCCAGCTGCAGTGCTCTG GAATGGTGTCAGTGCTGGACCTGATGCAGGGCGGCTTCCCTTCTCGCGCTCCCTTCCATGAGCTCTACACCATGTACAAACAATAcctaccagaaaaattacagcGACTCAACCCACGGCTTTTCTGCAAG GCCCTATTCAAAGCTTTGGGACTAAATGACGCTGACTTCAAGTTTGGGCTGACCAGAGTTTTCTTCCGCCCTGGAAAg TTTGCAGAGTTTGACCAGATCATGAAATCGGACCCGGAGCATCTGGCAGAGCTGGTGAAGAAGGTCAACAAGTGGCTCGTGTGCAGCCGCTGGAAAAAAGTGCAGTGGTGCAGCCTGTCAGTCATCAAAC TTCGTAACAAAATGAGTTACCGAGCCATGGCCTGCATTAAAATCCAAAAGACTGTTCGTATGTGGCTGTGCAGGAGAAAACACAAGCCACG TGTGGATGGATTGGTGAAGGTTCGTAATCTGAAGAAACACATGGAACATTTGACCAAAGTGGTGGATGGGCTGAAGGAGGGTAAACAAGAAGTGTCCAAGCAAGTGCACGAGCTGGCTACTGCGATAGACCAGCTCATGACCAAGATCAAG ACCACTGTGATGAGCTGGAAGGAGATCGACTCAGAGTACCAGGCCTTAGTGCGGCGCTCGGAGCAGCTGCTGGGGTCCatgcagaagaagaagcaggagcaggaggagagcgagaggcTCAAGCACAtcgaggaggagatggagaaggagaggaagaggagagagcaggaagaACAGCGCCGcctacaggaggaggaggagcggcgaCT CAAAGCAGAGATGGAACTGAAGAGaaagcaagaagaagaagaccgAAAGAAACGAGAGAAGGAAGACCAAGTAATGCAG GCTGAGCTGGAGATGCAGTTGGCCCTGGAGCGGGAGGAGCAGGTTCAGCAGGCAGCCATcttggagcaggagaggagggatcGTGAGTTAGCCATGAGAATCGCCCAGAGTGAGGCAGAGCTTatcacagaggagggacagctgGATCCGAGTCTGCGCAG GGGGGCGCAGGTGCAGGCGACCAAGGTGACTGCTGGGGTAAAAAAGTACGATCTGAGCAAGTGGAAGTACGCCGAGCTCCGAGACGTCATCAATACTTCTTGTG acatTGAGTTGCTGGCTGCGTGTAGAGAGGAGTTTCACCGGCGTCTGAAGGTGTACCACGCCTGGAAAGCCAAAAACAAGAAACGCACCGATGAtgacagcaaccaaagagcgcCCAAGTCTGTCACCGACTATG CTGAACAGAATCCAGCTCCTCCGGCCGCTCAGCATCAGGAAGTGGCCATGAACAGGCAGCAGAGGTACTTCCGTATTCCCTTCATTCGGCCCGCGGACCAGTACAAAGACCCACAGAACAAGAAGAAGGGTTGGTGGTACGCACACTTCGACGGGCCCTGGATCGCACGCCAGGTGGAGCTGCACCCCGACAAGAGGCCCATAGTTCTGGTCGCAG GGAAAGACGATATGGAGATGTGTGAGCTGAGTCTGGAGGAGACAGGACTGACCaggaagagaggggctgagatCCTGCCGCGACAGTTTGAGGAGATTTGGGAACGCTGTGATGGAATTCAGTACCTTAAAAAGGCCATTGAGAACAAACAGGCCCGGCCCACATATGCTACAGCCATGCTTCAGAGCATGCTCAAGTAA